A genome region from Bradyrhizobium sp. WSM1417 includes the following:
- a CDS encoding DegQ family serine endoprotease: MFRSTWTAVVTALCIAFSANFNPAAAQDRRVPSSPAELRLSYAPIVQRVQPAVVNVYAAKVVQNRNPLLDDPIFRRFFGVPGQQQEQVQRSLGSGVIVDASGLVVTNVHVIEGADQVKVSLSDKREFEAEIVLKDSRSDLAVLRLKDTKEKFPALEFTNSDELMVGDVVMAIGNPFGVGQTVTHGIISALARTQVGITDYQFFIQTDAAINPGNSGGALVDMNGRLAGINTAIYSRSGGSQGIGFAIPANMVRVVVASAKGGGKAVKRPWLGAKLQAVTPEIAESLGLRSPTGALVASVVPNGPAAKAGLKSSDLIVSIDGQTVDDPNAFDYRFATRPLGGTAQIDVQRGGKPVKLTVALDAAPDAGRNELVITARSPLQGAKVSTITPALADELHLDADTEGVVVTDLGGDSAAANVGFQKGDVILAVNSQKISKTSDLEKAAAERQRIWRITLVRGGQQINVTLGG; encoded by the coding sequence ATGTTTCGATCGACCTGGACCGCCGTCGTCACGGCACTGTGCATAGCCTTTTCGGCCAACTTCAATCCGGCTGCCGCGCAGGACCGCCGTGTGCCGTCCTCGCCCGCCGAACTGCGGCTGTCTTATGCGCCGATCGTGCAGCGGGTGCAGCCGGCGGTCGTCAACGTCTATGCCGCCAAGGTGGTGCAGAACCGCAACCCGCTGCTCGACGACCCTATATTCCGCCGCTTCTTCGGCGTGCCCGGCCAGCAGCAGGAGCAGGTGCAGCGCTCGCTCGGTTCGGGCGTGATCGTCGATGCGTCCGGGCTCGTTGTCACCAACGTCCACGTCATCGAAGGCGCCGACCAGGTCAAGGTGTCGCTGTCGGACAAGCGTGAGTTCGAGGCCGAGATCGTGCTGAAGGACTCTCGCAGCGATCTGGCCGTGCTGCGTTTGAAGGACACCAAGGAGAAGTTTCCGGCGCTCGAATTCACCAATTCGGACGAGCTGATGGTAGGCGACGTCGTGATGGCGATCGGCAATCCTTTCGGCGTCGGCCAGACCGTGACGCACGGCATCATCTCGGCCTTGGCGCGCACGCAGGTCGGTATCACCGACTACCAGTTCTTCATCCAGACCGACGCGGCGATCAATCCGGGCAATTCCGGCGGCGCCTTGGTCGACATGAATGGCAGGCTCGCGGGCATCAACACCGCGATCTATTCGCGCTCCGGCGGCTCGCAGGGTATCGGCTTCGCGATCCCCGCCAACATGGTGCGCGTCGTCGTCGCCTCCGCCAAGGGCGGCGGCAAGGCGGTCAAGCGGCCCTGGTTAGGGGCGAAATTGCAGGCGGTGACGCCGGAGATCGCCGAGAGTCTCGGCCTGCGTTCGCCGACCGGTGCGCTGGTCGCAAGCGTCGTTCCGAACGGACCGGCGGCCAAGGCCGGGCTGAAATCCTCCGACCTGATCGTCTCGATTGACGGCCAGACCGTGGATGATCCCAACGCCTTCGACTATCGCTTCGCCACACGGCCGCTCGGCGGCACGGCGCAGATCGACGTGCAGCGCGGCGGCAAGCCGGTCAAGCTGACGGTGGCGCTGGACGCGGCGCCCGATGCCGGCCGCAACGAGCTCGTCATCACCGCGCGCTCGCCTCTCCAGGGCGCGAAGGTCTCGACCATCACCCCGGCGCTCGCCGACGAGCTGCATCTGGACGCCGATACCGAAGGCGTCGTGGTCACCGATCTCGGCGGCGACAGCGCGGCCGCGAATGTCGGCTTCCAGAAGGGCGATGTCATCCTGGCCGTCAACAGCCAAAAGATCAGCAAGACCAGCGATCTCGAAAAGGCGGCGGCCGAGCGCCAGCGCATCTGGCGCATCACGCTGGTGCGCGGCGGCCAGCAGATTAACGTCACGCTGGGCGGATGA
- a CDS encoding HigA family addiction module antitoxin: MPRTPIHPGEHLAEELRQLGISAAELARQVDVPVNRITGIINGQRGITADTALRLGHWFDTSPQFWMNLQQQYELRLAEKEVGAQVASLPRRATAQSIRKFGKTA; the protein is encoded by the coding sequence ATGCCCCGCACGCCCATACATCCCGGTGAACATCTTGCCGAAGAACTGCGACAACTCGGCATCTCCGCCGCAGAACTCGCGCGTCAGGTCGATGTACCCGTGAACCGGATCACCGGCATCATCAATGGACAGCGCGGCATCACGGCCGATACGGCGTTGCGTCTTGGTCACTGGTTCGACACCAGCCCGCAGTTCTGGATGAACCTGCAGCAGCAATATGAGCTGCGCCTCGCGGAAAAAGAAGTGGGGGCGCAGGTTGCGTCGCTGCCGCGCCGCGCGACGGCGCAGTCGATACGAAAGTTTGGAAAAACCGCATGA
- a CDS encoding EscU/YscU/HrcU family type III secretion system export apparatus switch protein, producing MSDPSKLAIALHYEKGSNAPVVVAKGKGTIGEKIVEIAKANDIPIEENEILAGALSKVELGEEIPPDLYKAVAEVLVFVLRLSGRR from the coding sequence ATGAGCGACCCGTCGAAGCTTGCGATTGCGCTCCATTACGAGAAGGGCAGCAACGCGCCGGTCGTCGTCGCCAAGGGCAAGGGCACGATCGGCGAAAAGATCGTCGAGATCGCGAAGGCCAATGACATCCCGATCGAGGAGAACGAGATCCTGGCCGGTGCGCTGTCCAAGGTCGAACTCGGCGAGGAGATCCCGCCCGACCTCTACAAGGCCGTCGCCGAAGTGCTGGTGTTCGTGCTGCGGTTGTCGGGCAGGCGGTAG
- a CDS encoding OprO/OprP family phosphate-selective porin produces the protein MSRTRIAATAMGLAAALAASQAQAQSASSSDQEIALLKQQLKILEQKLDKLQSQTAANTAATAKARLEAKAEAKAEARSEAKAVVANANAAIPLKGPAPASGVVVTMPNNRPTICTADGANCVGITGRVHWDVGGYDYRPNTAATVPQKLDSGENVRRARIGLAGKFFHDWNFALVYDFGGSSDGFGGAAPGSLPGGGVSGIENAYLSYTGLRPFGGKMAIEGGIMDLPYTLDEATSSNDIMFMERASAGVVATSIAAGDFRSAIGTRWYNDQLWIGGYVTGPSTGAIHSASSAAPNGASEQYGAVARVAGQVVSGKDYSLHLGGNAEWLIQPSRNMVTGAQTVTLSDRPELRIDPTALATTGAIANASGAQVYSVEAAATYGPLILQGEYFWYNIDRSANTGLPPLGAPSLKFQGGYAQAGYVLTGEGRSYNAANAAYGGVKPAHPFSLEGGGWGAWEIAGRFSTIDLNDQLGTATGVAGGRQTVYTAALNWYVNGNVRFMLDYLHGTVSRQASPVSTADVGSKFDAVAMRTQFAF, from the coding sequence GTGAGCAGGACAAGAATTGCAGCCACGGCGATGGGTCTCGCCGCCGCACTGGCAGCCTCGCAGGCCCAGGCCCAATCGGCGAGCAGCAGCGACCAGGAGATCGCGCTCCTGAAGCAGCAGCTGAAGATACTGGAGCAGAAGCTCGACAAGCTCCAGAGCCAGACCGCCGCGAACACTGCGGCCACGGCGAAGGCCAGGCTTGAGGCGAAGGCGGAGGCAAAAGCCGAAGCGCGGTCCGAAGCGAAGGCCGTCGTCGCCAACGCGAACGCGGCGATCCCGCTCAAGGGACCGGCGCCCGCATCCGGCGTCGTCGTGACGATGCCGAACAACCGGCCGACCATCTGCACTGCCGATGGGGCAAACTGCGTCGGGATCACAGGTCGCGTGCATTGGGACGTCGGCGGCTATGACTATCGGCCCAACACGGCGGCAACCGTGCCGCAGAAACTCGATAGCGGCGAGAACGTCCGCCGCGCGCGCATCGGTCTCGCCGGCAAGTTCTTCCACGACTGGAATTTCGCGCTGGTCTACGACTTCGGCGGCTCCTCCGACGGGTTTGGCGGCGCAGCTCCAGGTTCGCTGCCCGGCGGCGGCGTCTCCGGCATCGAGAACGCCTATCTCAGCTATACTGGCCTGAGACCCTTCGGCGGCAAGATGGCCATCGAAGGCGGCATCATGGACCTGCCCTACACCCTCGATGAGGCCACGAGCTCCAACGACATCATGTTCATGGAGCGCGCTTCGGCGGGCGTTGTCGCGACTAGCATCGCCGCGGGCGACTTCCGTTCGGCGATCGGCACGCGCTGGTACAACGACCAGCTCTGGATCGGCGGCTATGTCACAGGACCCTCGACCGGCGCGATCCATTCGGCGTCGAGCGCAGCACCGAACGGTGCCTCCGAGCAGTATGGCGCCGTCGCCCGCGTTGCCGGCCAAGTCGTCAGCGGCAAGGATTACTCGCTGCACCTTGGCGGAAACGCCGAATGGCTGATCCAGCCGTCGCGCAACATGGTGACGGGCGCACAGACGGTGACGCTGAGCGATCGTCCGGAACTGCGCATCGATCCCACGGCGCTGGCTACGACCGGCGCAATCGCCAATGCCTCCGGCGCGCAGGTCTACAGCGTCGAAGCGGCCGCTACCTATGGACCACTGATCCTGCAAGGCGAGTATTTCTGGTACAACATCGATCGCAGCGCCAATACCGGCCTGCCGCCGCTGGGTGCGCCGAGCCTCAAATTCCAAGGCGGCTACGCGCAGGCCGGCTACGTGCTGACGGGCGAAGGTCGCAGCTATAATGCGGCGAATGCGGCCTATGGCGGCGTCAAGCCGGCGCACCCGTTCTCGCTCGAGGGCGGCGGCTGGGGCGCGTGGGAAATCGCGGGACGCTTCTCCACGATCGACCTCAACGATCAGCTCGGGACCGCTACCGGCGTCGCAGGCGGCCGGCAGACCGTCTACACGGCGGCGCTGAACTGGTACGTCAACGGCAACGTCCGTTTCATGCTGGACTATCTGCATGGCACGGTATCGAGGCAGGCCTCGCCGGTCTCGACCGCCGATGTGGGCTCCAAGTTCGATGCGGTCGCGATGCGGACGCAGTTTGCGTTCTAG
- a CDS encoding flagellar hook-length control protein FliK, whose product MPTPISSILPVSAASPVADAATPDLVLQAGSVVDARVVSVLADNLVRIAIANLSMDVMSEVALTPGQNLQLAVSQNGGTIRLAVTGGAGEAAADQVTLTPAAASLVDSPPIAPSVGAARNALTPSEQAAVTTASAEAVVKQGSQAPLFANLAAVVTGSDLPAGLKQAMLGVLAQQTPLNTGLEGGDIESAFQKSGLLFEASLAAGTTPSSGTMPDLKAALLVLRQTLTTLETAPQTQGAVLPAGTVAAPQVAPAQTQAAQAVLSATEPGTAQPPQMPRSANLAASVLADAAGGAPQAAMPRTMTAGLAASLLQEITQNLPRMMGNLRGSNKAVPDGHVFEAAARATPPPVRGALPVPQAIASPSLVPDTPLAATVHRLLDDTDAALARQTLLQVASLPDRTDASGHRIDPTVPQWNFEIPFATPQGTAMAQFEISRDGGNESADPAKRAWRARFTLNVEPAGPVHALITLNGDKTFVRMWAERPATAQQLRAGIGELNQALTRAELKPGDILVRDGTPPQPAPARAGHFLDLAT is encoded by the coding sequence ATGCCGACGCCGATAAGCTCGATTCTTCCCGTCAGTGCCGCCAGCCCTGTTGCTGACGCGGCGACGCCCGATCTTGTGCTGCAGGCCGGCAGCGTGGTCGACGCCCGAGTGGTCAGCGTGCTCGCCGATAATCTGGTGCGGATCGCGATCGCCAACCTCTCGATGGATGTGATGTCCGAGGTGGCGCTGACACCAGGACAAAATCTCCAGCTTGCGGTGTCGCAGAACGGCGGCACCATCCGGCTCGCCGTCACGGGCGGGGCAGGCGAGGCGGCCGCCGACCAAGTCACGCTGACGCCGGCTGCGGCCTCGCTGGTGGACAGCCCGCCGATTGCGCCGTCAGTGGGCGCGGCCCGCAATGCCCTGACCCCATCCGAACAGGCTGCTGTCACCACAGCTTCGGCCGAAGCCGTGGTGAAGCAGGGCAGCCAGGCGCCGCTGTTCGCCAATCTGGCCGCGGTCGTCACCGGTAGCGATCTTCCGGCGGGGCTGAAGCAGGCGATGTTGGGCGTGCTGGCGCAGCAGACGCCGCTCAACACCGGACTCGAAGGCGGCGACATCGAATCCGCCTTCCAGAAGTCCGGGCTGCTCTTCGAGGCCTCGCTCGCGGCAGGCACGACGCCGTCCTCGGGCACGATGCCGGATTTGAAGGCCGCGCTGCTGGTGCTGCGGCAGACGCTGACGACGCTCGAGACGGCGCCACAGACGCAAGGTGCCGTCCTTCCAGCTGGTACCGTGGCGGCACCGCAGGTCGCTCCCGCGCAGACGCAGGCTGCACAGGCCGTATTGTCCGCAACCGAACCCGGGACCGCCCAACCACCGCAAATGCCGCGCAGCGCCAATCTTGCAGCCTCTGTATTGGCGGACGCCGCTGGCGGTGCGCCGCAGGCCGCGATGCCGCGGACCATGACCGCAGGTCTCGCCGCGAGCCTCCTGCAAGAGATCACGCAAAACCTGCCGCGCATGATGGGTAATTTGCGGGGCTCGAACAAGGCCGTGCCCGATGGACACGTCTTCGAAGCCGCCGCGCGCGCGACGCCACCACCGGTTCGCGGCGCGCTGCCGGTACCGCAAGCCATCGCCTCGCCGTCACTCGTGCCAGATACGCCGCTCGCTGCCACCGTGCACCGCCTGCTCGACGATACCGATGCCGCGCTCGCGCGCCAGACCTTGCTCCAGGTCGCTTCGCTCCCCGATCGCACCGACGCCAGCGGTCACAGGATCGATCCGACTGTGCCGCAGTGGAATTTCGAGATTCCGTTCGCAACGCCGCAGGGCACCGCAATGGCGCAGTTCGAGATCTCGCGCGATGGCGGCAATGAATCCGCCGATCCCGCCAAGCGAGCCTGGCGCGCGCGGTTCACACTCAATGTCGAGCCGGCCGGCCCCGTGCATGCTTTGATTACGCTGAATGGCGACAAGACCTTTGTGCGGATGTGGGCGGAGCGGCCGGCGACCGCACAGCAGCTCCGCGCCGGAATCGGCGAGCTCAACCAGGCCCTGACCAGGGCCGAGCTCAAGCCCGGTGACATCCTGGTCCGCGATGGCACCCCGCCACAGCCCGCACCGGCCCGCGCCGGTCACTTCCTGGATCTCGCCACATGA
- a CDS encoding zinc-binding alcohol dehydrogenase family protein: protein MKAVGYKKSLPIEDQDALFDFETAKPEPKGRDIRVAVKAISANPVDYKVRKRAAPPEGETKILGYDAAGVVDAVGPDVTLFKPGDEVFYAGSILRQGTNSEFHLVDERIVGKKPKSLSFAQAAALPLTSITAWELLFDRLGAVPGKSVDPRTLLITGGAGGVGSILIQLARRLTGLTVVATATRPESQKWCLDLGAHAVIDHGQPMKEQIEKLRLPPVALVASLTFTDQHYKSIAEFMAPQGRFGLIDDPPEFTVAAFKGKAISVHWESMFTRSSFQTADMIAQHHLLNDVADLIDKGVLRTTLDQTFGTINAANLKRAHALLESGKSRGKIVLEGW from the coding sequence ATGAAGGCCGTCGGCTACAAGAAATCGCTTCCGATCGAGGATCAGGACGCGCTGTTCGATTTTGAGACCGCCAAGCCCGAACCCAAGGGCCGTGATATCCGCGTCGCCGTGAAGGCGATCTCGGCCAATCCGGTCGATTACAAAGTGCGCAAGCGCGCCGCCCCGCCCGAGGGGGAAACGAAGATTTTGGGCTATGACGCGGCCGGCGTGGTCGACGCCGTCGGTCCCGACGTCACGCTGTTCAAGCCGGGCGACGAGGTGTTTTACGCCGGCTCGATCCTGCGCCAGGGTACCAATTCCGAATTCCATCTGGTCGACGAGCGTATCGTCGGCAAGAAGCCGAAGAGCCTGTCGTTCGCGCAGGCCGCCGCCCTTCCCCTCACCTCCATCACCGCCTGGGAGCTGTTGTTCGATCGGCTCGGTGCGGTACCCGGCAAGAGCGTCGATCCGCGCACGCTCTTGATCACGGGCGGCGCCGGTGGTGTCGGCTCGATCCTGATCCAGCTCGCCCGCCGCCTCACCGGGCTGACGGTGGTTGCGACCGCGACGCGGCCGGAATCGCAAAAATGGTGCCTCGATCTCGGCGCGCATGCGGTGATCGACCACGGCCAACCGATGAAGGAGCAGATCGAAAAGCTCAGGCTGCCGCCCGTCGCGCTGGTGGCGAGCCTCACCTTCACCGACCAGCACTACAAGAGCATCGCCGAGTTCATGGCGCCACAGGGGCGGTTTGGCCTGATCGACGATCCGCCGGAATTCACGGTTGCCGCGTTCAAGGGCAAGGCCATCTCGGTGCATTGGGAATCGATGTTCACGCGCTCCTCGTTCCAGACCGCCGACATGATCGCGCAGCATCATCTGCTCAATGACGTCGCCGACCTCATCGACAAGGGCGTGCTGCGCACGACGCTCGACCAGACCTTCGGCACGATCAACGCGGCCAATCTCAAGCGGGCCCACGCGCTGCTCGAGAGCGGCAAGTCGCGCGGCAAGATCGTGCTGGAGGGGTGGTAG
- a CDS encoding replication-associated recombination protein A, with product MSPKRPQETPTLFAAAGLDHEAPHPLPDRLRPRALSEVVGQDHILGPDGALTRMLETRTLGSLVFWGPPGTGKTTVARLLADATDLHFEQISAVFSGVADLKKAFEAARARREMGKGTLLFVDEVHRFNRAQQDSFLPVMEDGTVVMVGATTENPSFELNAALLSRARVLVFRSLDAAAIEKLFAHAEEVEGRKLPLDEEARAVLVRMADGDGRASLTLVEEVWRAARKDEIFDAAQLQEILQRRAPIYDKSADGHYNLISALHKSVRGSDPDAALYYLARMLDAGEDPLFLARRVVRMAVEDIGLADPQALVIANAAKDTFDFLGHPEGELAIAQAVVYLATAPKSNAVYTAFGKAMQVAKQAGSLLPPKHILNSPTKLMKSEGYGASYEYDHDAPDAFSGQDYFPEALGRQTFYDPPDRGFEREIRKRLDYWAKLRKERGGA from the coding sequence ATGAGTCCGAAGCGACCACAGGAGACGCCAACTCTCTTCGCCGCGGCGGGGCTCGATCACGAGGCTCCGCATCCGCTGCCGGATCGGCTGCGGCCGCGCGCGCTCTCGGAGGTCGTTGGCCAGGATCACATCCTGGGTCCCGACGGCGCGCTGACGCGCATGCTGGAGACGCGCACGCTGGGCTCGCTGGTGTTCTGGGGCCCGCCCGGCACCGGCAAGACAACGGTGGCGCGGTTGCTCGCCGACGCCACCGATCTGCATTTCGAGCAGATCTCCGCGGTGTTCTCAGGGGTCGCCGATTTGAAGAAGGCCTTTGAGGCGGCACGTGCACGCCGCGAGATGGGCAAGGGCACGCTGCTGTTCGTCGACGAGGTGCATCGCTTCAACCGCGCCCAGCAGGATTCGTTTCTGCCCGTCATGGAAGACGGCACGGTGGTGATGGTCGGCGCTACCACCGAAAATCCGTCCTTCGAGCTCAACGCGGCGCTTCTGTCCCGGGCGCGCGTGCTGGTGTTTCGCTCGCTCGACGCGGCCGCGATCGAAAAGCTGTTTGCGCATGCCGAGGAGGTCGAGGGCCGCAAGCTGCCGCTCGACGAGGAAGCGCGCGCTGTGCTGGTGCGCATGGCCGATGGCGACGGCCGCGCGTCGCTGACGCTCGTCGAGGAAGTCTGGCGCGCCGCGCGCAAGGACGAGATTTTCGACGCCGCGCAGTTGCAGGAGATATTGCAGCGCCGCGCGCCGATCTACGACAAGTCGGCCGACGGCCATTACAATTTGATCTCGGCGCTGCATAAGTCGGTACGGGGCTCGGATCCTGATGCCGCGCTGTATTATCTCGCGCGCATGCTCGACGCCGGCGAGGACCCGCTGTTTTTGGCCCGCCGCGTCGTGCGCATGGCGGTCGAGGATATCGGGCTTGCCGATCCGCAGGCGCTGGTCATCGCCAACGCAGCCAAGGACACCTTCGACTTCCTCGGTCATCCCGAGGGCGAGCTCGCGATCGCGCAAGCCGTGGTCTATCTCGCCACCGCGCCGAAATCGAATGCCGTCTACACCGCCTTCGGCAAGGCGATGCAGGTCGCAAAGCAGGCCGGCTCGCTGCTGCCGCCGAAACATATCCTCAACTCGCCGACCAAGCTGATGAAGTCGGAAGGCTACGGCGCATCTTACGAATACGACCACGACGCTCCCGATGCCTTCTCCGGCCAGGATTACTTCCCGGAAGCCCTGGGCCGCCAGACCTTCTACGACCCGCCCGACCGCGGGTTCGAGCGGGAGATCAGGAAGCGGCTGGATTATTGGGCGAAGTTGCGGAAGGAGCGGGGTGGGGCCTAA
- a CDS encoding ATP12 family chaperone protein: protein MRELFDEAAGRSPLDPQELVRQAARVPLRKRFYKEVGVAEAEGGFVITLDGKAIRTPSGRQVIIPSRALADAVAAEWADQNETIKPMTMPLTRIANSVVEGVVDRVDLVTDDLAKYLQSDLLFYRAGHPEGLVAREAAHWDPVLFWAAETLGAHFILSEGIMHVTQPDEAVRAARAALPEDAWSVAALHVITTLTGSALLALALAHGVRDAGQVWAAAYVDEDWNAEKWGVDEEAAARRAARLRDFEAAVAVLAAVKPPAAKGP, encoded by the coding sequence ATGCGCGAATTGTTTGATGAAGCTGCGGGGCGATCCCCGCTTGATCCGCAGGAATTGGTTCGCCAGGCCGCGCGCGTGCCGTTGCGCAAGCGCTTCTACAAGGAGGTGGGGGTCGCTGAGGCTGAGGGCGGCTTTGTCATCACGCTTGACGGCAAGGCGATCCGCACGCCATCCGGCCGCCAGGTGATCATCCCTTCGCGCGCGCTGGCCGACGCAGTGGCTGCGGAATGGGCGGATCAGAACGAGACGATCAAGCCCATGACCATGCCGCTGACGCGGATCGCCAATAGCGTGGTCGAGGGCGTCGTCGACCGCGTCGACCTCGTCACGGATGACCTCGCAAAATATCTCCAGTCCGATCTGCTGTTCTATCGCGCCGGCCATCCCGAGGGGCTTGTCGCCCGCGAAGCTGCGCATTGGGATCCCGTGCTGTTCTGGGCCGCGGAGACCCTGGGGGCGCACTTCATCCTGTCCGAAGGCATCATGCATGTGACGCAGCCGGATGAGGCTGTCCGAGCTGCGCGCGCCGCGCTGCCGGAGGATGCCTGGTCGGTCGCCGCCCTCCACGTGATTACCACTCTGACCGGCTCGGCGCTGCTGGCGCTGGCGCTGGCCCATGGCGTGCGCGATGCCGGCCAGGTCTGGGCGGCAGCCTATGTCGACGAGGACTGGAACGCCGAGAAATGGGGCGTGGACGAGGAAGCGGCCGCGCGCCGCGCCGCCCGCCTGCGGGATTTCGAGGCTGCCGTGGCGGTTTTGGCCGCTGTGAAGCCGCCTGCGGCCAAAGGTCCTTAA
- a CDS encoding RluA family pseudouridine synthase codes for MSRRIKRMNPKPRERDERKEARPFKARSAKPAGLRPGGKPGTKPPRFASERVERRAAKAEPEKAAPAKPPVEALLPTKVQTVKVTADENNMRVDRFLEAHFPGLSFSHIQRVVRKGELRVDGKRVDSKDRLEEGQSVRIPPLKLDTPKAPNPQSEAAQKTLAALKEMTIYEDDDVLVLNKPAGLAVQGGSGMTRHIDQMLEVMRDSKGQKPRLVHRIDRETSGCLLVAKTRFAASHLTGAFRSRSARKTYWALVPGLPKPKQGRISTFLAKEESEDDTIMRIAQHGDEGASHAVTYYAVVETAGNKLTWVSLKPVTGRTHQLRAHMEHIGHPIVGDPKYFNIENWQLPGGLQNRLHLLARRIVIPHPRGGFIDATAPLPQHMQQSWNLLGLDATRFDPIENAPEE; via the coding sequence ATGAGCCGCCGCATCAAGAGAATGAACCCAAAACCTCGCGAGCGCGACGAGCGCAAGGAAGCACGTCCGTTCAAGGCGCGCAGCGCGAAACCTGCTGGGCTGCGGCCGGGCGGCAAGCCGGGCACGAAGCCGCCGCGCTTCGCGAGCGAGCGCGTCGAGCGGCGCGCGGCCAAAGCCGAACCGGAAAAGGCCGCGCCGGCAAAGCCCCCCGTCGAGGCATTGCTGCCGACCAAGGTGCAGACCGTCAAGGTGACGGCCGACGAGAACAACATGCGCGTCGATCGCTTCCTTGAAGCGCACTTTCCCGGCCTGTCGTTCTCCCACATCCAGCGCGTCGTTCGCAAAGGCGAGCTGCGCGTCGACGGCAAGCGCGTCGACAGCAAGGACCGGCTGGAGGAGGGCCAGAGCGTCCGCATTCCGCCGCTGAAGCTCGACACGCCGAAGGCACCCAACCCGCAGTCGGAGGCGGCGCAAAAGACGCTTGCCGCGCTGAAGGAGATGACGATTTACGAGGACGACGACGTTCTCGTGCTGAACAAGCCGGCCGGACTCGCCGTGCAGGGCGGCTCGGGCATGACTCGACACATCGACCAGATGCTGGAGGTGATGCGCGATTCCAAGGGCCAGAAGCCGCGCCTCGTGCACCGCATCGACAGGGAGACGTCGGGCTGTCTCCTGGTCGCCAAAACCCGCTTTGCCGCCTCGCATCTGACCGGCGCGTTCCGTTCGCGCTCGGCGCGAAAAACCTACTGGGCGCTGGTGCCGGGGCTACCGAAGCCGAAGCAGGGCCGCATCTCGACATTCCTTGCCAAGGAGGAGAGCGAGGACGACACCATCATGCGCATCGCCCAGCACGGCGACGAGGGCGCAAGCCACGCGGTGACCTACTATGCGGTGGTCGAGACCGCCGGCAACAAGCTGACCTGGGTGTCGCTGAAGCCGGTGACGGGGCGCACCCACCAGCTGCGCGCCCACATGGAACATATCGGCCACCCCATCGTCGGCGATCCCAAATATTTCAACATCGAGAACTGGCAATTGCCGGGCGGCCTGCAAAACCGGCTGCATCTGCTCGCGCGCCGTATCGTCATTCCGCATCCGCGCGGCGGTTTTATCGACGCCACCGCGCCCTTGCCGCAGCACATGCAGCAGTCGTGGAATTTGCTCGGGCTCGATGCAACCAGATTTGATCCGATCGAGAACGCGCCTGAAGAGTAA